The following proteins are co-located in the Brachybacterium sacelli genome:
- a CDS encoding long-chain-fatty-acid--CoA ligase: MYNLSLVLEDSARSAPDHPALVLGELSLSYAQVDAAANQVANLLVSLGVAPGDRVALTCPNLPQFPIVYFGILKAGAVVVPLNVLNKAREVTYFLDDAEAKVFFCFEGSEDLPIGRYGHDGARAAAAPPHLVLMTADPSAPAPLEGVPTLSASLAEMPDSFATVQAQETDTAVVLYTSGTTGRPKGAELSHSNQLMNALTCNRLFRSAPGTDTHLVALPLFHTFGATVDMNAGFSMGATLVLLPRFEAQQALELLVRHRVTRFAGVPTMWWGLLHALENGADARGLSEHLRLGVSGGAPLPVEILEAVRERLGVSIMEGYGLSETSPVASFSLAETPRPGSIGVPVWGVEMRLIDPVDPDWAEVTDPGAVGELTVRGHNVMSGYLNRPEETAEVMREGWFRTGDLARKDEEGFYYVVDRSKDMIVRGGYNVYPRELEEVLISHPEVSLAAVVGVSDERVGEEVRAYVILEDGAELTAEELRAWGAEQMAAYKYPREVVIVDELPMTSTGKILKRELR; the protein is encoded by the coding sequence ATGTACAACCTCTCCCTCGTGCTGGAGGACAGCGCCCGTTCCGCCCCGGACCATCCGGCGCTCGTGCTGGGCGAGCTGAGCCTCAGCTATGCGCAGGTCGACGCGGCGGCGAACCAGGTCGCGAATCTGCTGGTCTCCCTCGGCGTGGCCCCCGGGGACCGGGTCGCGCTCACCTGTCCCAACCTGCCGCAGTTCCCGATCGTCTACTTCGGGATCCTCAAGGCCGGTGCCGTGGTGGTGCCGCTGAACGTGCTGAACAAGGCCCGCGAGGTCACCTACTTCCTCGACGACGCCGAAGCGAAGGTCTTCTTCTGCTTCGAGGGCAGCGAGGACCTTCCGATCGGGAGGTACGGGCATGACGGGGCCCGCGCCGCGGCCGCCCCGCCGCACCTGGTGCTGATGACCGCCGACCCGTCGGCCCCCGCTCCGCTCGAGGGCGTGCCCACCCTCTCCGCATCGCTCGCGGAGATGCCCGACTCCTTCGCGACGGTGCAGGCGCAGGAGACCGATACCGCGGTGGTCCTCTACACCTCCGGCACCACGGGGCGGCCCAAGGGAGCCGAGCTCAGCCACTCCAACCAACTGATGAACGCCCTGACCTGCAACCGGCTCTTCCGCTCCGCGCCGGGGACGGATACGCATCTGGTGGCACTTCCCCTGTTCCACACCTTCGGCGCGACGGTGGACATGAACGCCGGGTTCTCGATGGGCGCGACTCTGGTGCTGCTGCCCCGCTTCGAGGCGCAGCAGGCGCTGGAGCTGCTGGTCCGCCACCGCGTGACCCGCTTCGCGGGCGTGCCCACGATGTGGTGGGGCCTGCTGCACGCCCTCGAGAACGGCGCCGACGCGCGCGGCCTCTCCGAGCACCTGCGCCTCGGCGTCTCCGGTGGGGCCCCGCTGCCGGTCGAGATCCTCGAGGCCGTGCGCGAACGGCTCGGGGTCTCGATCATGGAGGGCTACGGGCTCTCGGAGACCTCGCCCGTGGCCAGCTTCTCCCTGGCCGAGACGCCGCGACCCGGCTCCATCGGGGTGCCGGTCTGGGGCGTCGAGATGCGGCTGATCGACCCCGTCGACCCGGACTGGGCCGAGGTCACCGACCCCGGCGCGGTGGGCGAGCTGACGGTGCGCGGCCACAACGTGATGAGCGGATACCTGAACCGTCCCGAGGAGACGGCGGAGGTGATGCGCGAGGGCTGGTTCCGCACCGGGGACCTGGCCCGGAAGGACGAGGAGGGTTTCTATTACGTCGTCGACCGCTCGAAGGACATGATCGTGCGCGGCGGGTACAACGTGTATCCGCGCGAGCTCGAGGAGGTGCTGATCTCCCACCCGGAGGTCTCGCTCGCCGCGGTCGTCGGGGTCAGCGACGAGCGCGTCGGCGAGGAGGTGAGGGCCTACGTGATCCTCGAGGACGGCGCCGAGCTCACCGCCGAGGAGCTGCGCGCCTGGGGCGCGGAGCAGATGGCGGCCTACAAGTATCCGCGCGAGGTGGTGATCGTCGACGAGCTGCCGATGACCTCGACGGGCAAGATCCTCAAGCGCGAGCTGCGCTGA
- a CDS encoding rhodanese-like domain-containing protein: protein MTEGNAGRRRAEAPTRHSIDEILSAARQGVERVEANDLPALLEQGGHVLDIRPAATREAEGHLPGATVIDRLVLEWRLDPAGEHRMDAGPEYDDLVVVVCNEGYYSSLAARDLRDLGFHRATDLVGGFRAHAEAGLPLAEEPTRQVS from the coding sequence GTGACCGAGGGCAACGCCGGTCGGCGCCGGGCAGAGGCACCCACGCGGCACAGCATCGACGAGATCCTCTCCGCCGCCCGTCAGGGCGTGGAGCGCGTCGAGGCGAACGATCTCCCCGCCCTGCTCGAGCAGGGCGGCCACGTGCTCGACATCCGGCCCGCGGCCACCCGTGAGGCCGAAGGGCACCTCCCCGGCGCCACCGTCATCGACCGCCTCGTGCTCGAGTGGCGGCTGGATCCGGCCGGCGAGCACCGCATGGACGCGGGCCCGGAGTACGACGACCTCGTGGTCGTGGTCTGCAATGAGGGGTACTACTCCTCGCTCGCCGCCCGCGACCTGCGCGATCTCGGGTTCCACCGGGCCACCGATCTGGTCGGCGGCTTCCGGGCCCATGCGGAGGCCGGCCTGCCCCTCGCGGAGGAGCCCACCCGCCAGGTGAGCTGA
- a CDS encoding DEAD/DEAH box helicase encodes MTSPDFARLGVPSALVDALAPRGIIQPTPIQAATLPDSLTGRDVLGRGRTGSGKTYAFLLPLVARLLETPRRRAARRPRSLILAPTRELASQLADSLKPLEAATGLRSAVVFGGVGQNPQVNALTGGIDVLIACPGRLLDLMGQGHADLSAIEITVIDEADHMADMGFLPMVRRILEATPKKGQRMLFSATLDSGVNKLVKQFLHEPVTHSADPASSPVGTMEHHVLEVDAATRFDVLRDLAAAPGRTIMFTRTKYGAKNLARKLSARGVDAVDLHGNLSQNARTRNLEAFGSGSATTMVCTDIAARGIHVDEVALVVHADPPVEHKAYLHRSGRTARAGESGTVITVQTPEQKRDVSDLMRKAGIKPAVHRDVVPASPVLSQLAPGERVEMHEPREPAPAERPQRSGGQGGRGGRGGQGGGRGRSGGQGRGSGEGGGRRNGQDDQGRQGRQGGQGRSGGQRRSGGRGGQGGEGRPARSGGGRREGAPARYSTSSEGSRGGNSGGGLAAFSSGRNR; translated from the coding sequence GTGACCTCCCCCGACTTCGCACGCCTCGGCGTGCCCTCCGCCCTGGTCGACGCACTCGCGCCCCGCGGCATCATCCAGCCCACCCCCATCCAGGCCGCGACGCTGCCGGACTCGCTGACCGGGCGCGACGTCCTGGGCCGCGGCCGCACCGGCTCGGGCAAGACCTACGCCTTCCTGCTGCCTCTGGTCGCCCGCCTGCTCGAAACGCCGCGCCGCCGAGCGGCCCGTCGCCCCCGCTCGCTGATCCTGGCCCCGACCCGTGAGCTGGCCTCCCAGCTCGCCGACTCCCTGAAGCCCCTCGAGGCCGCCACCGGCCTGCGCAGCGCCGTCGTCTTCGGCGGCGTGGGCCAGAACCCCCAGGTGAACGCCCTCACCGGCGGTATCGACGTGCTCATCGCCTGCCCGGGCCGCCTGCTCGACCTGATGGGTCAGGGACATGCGGATCTCAGCGCCATCGAGATCACCGTCATCGACGAGGCCGACCACATGGCCGACATGGGCTTCCTGCCGATGGTGCGCCGGATCCTCGAGGCCACGCCCAAGAAGGGGCAGCGGATGCTCTTCTCCGCCACCCTCGACTCCGGCGTCAACAAGCTGGTCAAGCAGTTCCTGCACGAGCCCGTCACCCATTCGGCGGACCCGGCCTCCAGCCCCGTCGGCACCATGGAGCACCACGTGCTCGAGGTCGATGCCGCCACACGCTTCGACGTGCTGCGCGACCTCGCCGCCGCCCCGGGCCGCACCATCATGTTCACCCGCACGAAGTACGGGGCGAAGAACCTCGCCCGCAAGCTCAGTGCCCGCGGGGTGGACGCCGTCGACCTCCACGGCAATCTCTCGCAGAACGCCCGCACCCGGAACCTCGAGGCCTTCGGCTCCGGCAGCGCGACCACCATGGTCTGCACCGACATCGCCGCCCGCGGCATCCACGTCGACGAGGTGGCCCTCGTGGTCCACGCCGATCCGCCCGTCGAGCACAAGGCGTACCTGCACCGCTCGGGCCGCACCGCGCGCGCCGGCGAGTCCGGCACCGTGATCACCGTGCAGACCCCGGAGCAGAAGCGCGACGTCAGCGACCTCATGCGCAAGGCCGGCATCAAGCCCGCCGTCCACCGCGACGTGGTCCCCGCCTCCCCCGTGCTCTCGCAGCTCGCCCCCGGTGAGCGCGTCGAGATGCACGAGCCCCGTGAACCCGCCCCGGCCGAGCGTCCGCAGCGCTCCGGCGGTCAGGGTGGCCGCGGCGGCCGTGGCGGCCAGGGCGGCGGCCGCGGACGCTCCGGCGGCCAGGGACGCGGCTCCGGTGAGGGCGGCGGCCGACGCAACGGCCAGGACGACCAGGGCCGGCAGGGCCGCCAAGGCGGCCAGGGCCGCTCCGGTGGCCAGCGGCGCTCCGGTGGCCGCGGCGGTCAGGGCGGCGAGGGTCGCCCCGCCCGCAGCGGCGGAGGACGCCGCGAGGGCGCTCCCGCGCGCTACTCCACGAGCTCCGAGGGCTCCCGGGGTGGGAACTCGGGCGGGGGCCTGGCGGCCTTCTCCTCGGGACGCAACCGGTGA
- a CDS encoding LacI family DNA-binding transcriptional regulator yields the protein MARRVSIKDVAQRAGVSWKTVSNVVNERPVVRADTRAKVLTAIEELGYVPNHVGRELRGGPTRSIALVVPELQNPYFARLAELMQAGARQRGYTVSVEVSLHNAATERAHVRGRTARPVDAVVISPSALDPADLLDRASGPPVVLLGETLPAAAGVVHVAIDNVSSAADVVRHLVAGGHRRLLFLGAEDAVRSTGTDRLAGFRAATRFADLPQDPSLVRGVGEWTREAGRDAVLTALEEGARFDAVVAGNDMLAVGALAALHARGLEVPGDVAVVGWDDTAEVAWTRPSLTSIAPDLDALIAAALDAAISGTERSGTSPAHEGAETVIAHRLIERESTRPLSPADGNS from the coding sequence ATGGCGCGCAGGGTGAGCATCAAGGACGTCGCGCAGCGAGCCGGGGTGTCCTGGAAGACGGTCTCGAACGTCGTCAACGAGCGCCCCGTGGTCCGAGCCGACACCCGCGCGAAGGTGCTCACCGCCATCGAGGAGCTCGGCTACGTGCCCAACCACGTCGGTCGGGAGCTGCGCGGTGGCCCCACCCGATCGATCGCCCTGGTGGTGCCGGAGCTGCAGAACCCCTACTTCGCCCGCCTGGCCGAGCTGATGCAGGCCGGCGCCCGGCAGCGCGGCTACACCGTCAGCGTCGAGGTCTCCCTGCACAACGCCGCGACCGAGCGCGCCCACGTGCGCGGCCGCACCGCGCGGCCCGTGGACGCGGTGGTGATCTCCCCGTCCGCCCTCGACCCGGCGGATCTGCTGGACCGGGCCTCCGGGCCTCCCGTGGTGCTGCTGGGGGAGACCCTCCCGGCCGCGGCGGGCGTGGTCCACGTCGCGATCGACAACGTCTCCTCGGCCGCCGACGTGGTGCGCCACCTGGTCGCCGGCGGTCACCGTCGGCTGCTCTTCCTGGGCGCCGAGGACGCCGTGCGCTCGACCGGGACGGACCGGCTGGCGGGCTTCCGTGCGGCGACCCGCTTCGCCGATCTCCCGCAGGACCCCTCTCTCGTGCGCGGCGTCGGGGAGTGGACGCGCGAGGCAGGGCGCGACGCCGTCCTGACCGCTCTCGAGGAAGGGGCTCGGTTCGACGCGGTGGTGGCCGGCAACGACATGCTCGCCGTCGGGGCGCTCGCCGCCCTGCACGCCCGCGGTCTCGAGGTGCCCGGGGACGTCGCCGTGGTCGGCTGGGACGACACCGCGGAAGTGGCGTGGACCCGACCGTCGCTGACCTCGATCGCCCCCGACCTCGACGCCCTCATCGCCGCCGCCCTCGACGCCGCGATCTCCGGGACGGAGCGCAGCGGTACGAGCCCGGCGCACGAGGGCGCCGAGACCGTGATCGCGCATCGTCTGATCGAGCGGGAGTCCACGCGCCCGCTCTCGCCGGCCGACGGAAACTCCTGA
- a CDS encoding glycoside hydrolase family 2 protein, with amino-acid sequence MNAQSPALPQHLSSLFSRADELAAHLDAPLSAITDVPRPEHPRPQLHRPTWLTLNGTWQFEIDQGDSGRDRGLLERELEESITVPFAPETEASGIGNRDFLEAVWYRRSVTVPAGWEGLRPILRFEAVDHDATVWANGVEVARHRGGFTPFSADLSQVPDVGPGREVEIVVRARDPHDEPQARGKQSHEFRPTAANYHRTTGIWQSVWLEGVPTDEIRSLRILPSLAGRSFSIDVPLSRTTKGTRLEVVASVPGGEEVARAEVRAGLDLAPHLELVVPEGAVRIWGPGAPELYALRVRLLDSDGGVLDEVGSYAGLRSTSLNAHEFRINGEKVFQRLVLDQGYWEESFMTAPEDGSLTTDIRLSLEAGFNGARLHQKVFEQRMLFWSDLHGYLTWGEFGDWGVQGFGPAGDNQQPTATFIGQWIEALQRDINHPSIVGWCPLNETHQILHDRLTQLDAVTQAMYDATKLADPSRPVLDASGYSHRVRGADVYDSHSYEQDPERFREEQSGLAAGEPFANRRELGPDEFPFADGTFSLPYAGQPYFVSEYGGIWWNEEEAKRAAEADRAGNNAAESWGYGQRILSEEELYERFEGLTRVLLEDPLMFGYCYTQVTDVFQEKNGVVDFARGRKLDLSRLRAVQERTAAYERDS; translated from the coding sequence GTGAACGCCCAGTCCCCCGCCCTGCCGCAGCACCTCAGCTCCCTGTTCTCCCGGGCCGACGAACTCGCGGCGCACCTCGACGCCCCGCTGTCGGCGATCACCGACGTGCCGCGTCCGGAGCACCCCCGTCCGCAGCTGCACCGCCCCACCTGGCTGACCCTCAACGGCACCTGGCAGTTCGAGATCGACCAGGGCGACTCCGGCCGCGACCGGGGGCTGCTCGAGCGCGAGCTCGAGGAGTCGATCACGGTGCCGTTCGCGCCGGAGACCGAGGCCTCCGGCATCGGGAACCGCGACTTCCTCGAGGCCGTCTGGTACCGCCGCAGCGTCACCGTTCCCGCCGGGTGGGAGGGGCTGCGCCCGATCCTGCGTTTCGAGGCGGTCGACCACGACGCGACCGTCTGGGCGAACGGCGTCGAGGTGGCCCGCCACCGCGGCGGCTTCACCCCCTTCTCCGCGGACCTCTCGCAGGTGCCGGACGTCGGCCCCGGCCGCGAGGTCGAGATCGTGGTGCGCGCCCGCGACCCCCACGACGAGCCGCAGGCCCGCGGCAAGCAGTCCCACGAGTTCCGCCCCACCGCCGCGAACTACCACCGCACCACCGGCATCTGGCAGAGCGTGTGGCTCGAGGGTGTCCCGACCGACGAGATCCGCTCCCTGCGGATCCTCCCGTCGCTCGCGGGCCGTTCCTTCTCGATCGACGTGCCGCTCTCGCGCACCACGAAGGGCACCAGGCTCGAGGTGGTGGCCTCCGTGCCCGGCGGCGAGGAGGTGGCCCGCGCCGAGGTGCGCGCCGGTCTCGACCTCGCCCCGCACCTCGAGCTCGTCGTCCCCGAGGGCGCCGTGCGCATCTGGGGCCCGGGTGCGCCCGAGCTCTACGCCCTCCGCGTGCGCCTGCTGGACTCCGACGGCGGGGTGCTCGACGAGGTCGGCTCCTATGCGGGCCTGCGCTCGACCTCGCTCAACGCCCATGAGTTCCGGATCAACGGCGAGAAGGTCTTCCAGCGCCTCGTGCTCGACCAGGGGTACTGGGAGGAGTCGTTCATGACCGCTCCCGAGGACGGCTCGCTCACCACCGACATCCGCCTCTCCCTGGAGGCCGGCTTCAACGGTGCGCGCCTGCACCAGAAGGTCTTCGAGCAGCGGATGCTCTTCTGGTCGGACCTGCACGGCTACCTCACCTGGGGCGAGTTCGGCGACTGGGGTGTCCAGGGCTTCGGGCCGGCGGGCGACAACCAGCAGCCCACCGCGACCTTCATCGGTCAGTGGATCGAGGCTCTGCAGCGGGATATCAACCACCCCTCGATCGTCGGCTGGTGCCCCCTGAACGAGACCCACCAGATCCTCCACGACCGGCTGACCCAGCTCGACGCGGTGACCCAGGCGATGTACGACGCCACCAAGCTCGCCGATCCCAGCCGGCCGGTGCTCGACGCCTCCGGGTACAGCCATCGCGTGCGCGGCGCCGACGTCTACGACTCCCACTCCTACGAGCAGGATCCGGAGCGCTTCCGCGAGGAGCAGTCCGGCCTGGCAGCGGGGGAGCCCTTCGCCAACCGCCGCGAGCTGGGCCCCGACGAGTTCCCCTTCGCCGACGGCACCTTCTCCCTGCCCTACGCCGGTCAGCCCTACTTCGTCTCGGAGTACGGCGGCATCTGGTGGAACGAGGAGGAGGCGAAGCGGGCCGCGGAGGCGGACCGCGCAGGGAACAACGCCGCCGAGTCCTGGGGCTACGGGCAGCGCATCCTCAGCGAGGAGGAGCTGTACGAGCGATTCGAGGGGCTCACCCGCGTGCTGCTCGAGGACCCGCTCATGTTCGGCTACTGCTACACGCAGGTCACCGACGTGTTCCAGGAGAAGAACGGCGTGGTCGACTTCGCCCGCGGTCGCAAGCTGGACCTCTCCCGCCTGCGCGCCGTCCAGGAGAGGACCGCCGCGTACGAGCGGGACTCCTGA
- a CDS encoding class I SAM-dependent methyltransferase — protein MVDQSRLWDAHAAAEYDTPGKGMFAPEVLGPTVEVLRDLAAGGAALELAVGTGRVAIPLREAGVEVTGIELSEAMIARLREKADPAALPVVAGDMTTASAGEGFSLVYLVFNTIGNVLTQEQQVECFRNAARHLAPGGCFVIELTVPDLRSLTPGTGGTLEHSERGYLLVDTYDTLAQILVSHHLRFDPRVDGSREASIDRTPQRYVWPAELDLMAQLAGFTRESRWAGWDRSEFTADSRSHVSVYRLPTLER, from the coding sequence ATGGTCGATCAATCACGCCTGTGGGACGCGCACGCCGCCGCCGAGTACGACACCCCCGGGAAGGGGATGTTCGCCCCGGAGGTACTGGGCCCGACGGTCGAGGTCCTGCGCGATCTCGCCGCCGGCGGAGCCGCCCTGGAGCTCGCGGTCGGCACCGGCCGCGTCGCGATCCCGCTGCGTGAGGCCGGCGTCGAGGTCACCGGGATCGAGCTCTCGGAGGCGATGATCGCGCGGCTGCGCGAGAAGGCCGATCCCGCCGCCCTGCCGGTGGTCGCGGGTGACATGACCACCGCGAGCGCAGGGGAGGGGTTCTCGCTCGTCTATCTCGTGTTCAACACGATCGGGAACGTCCTCACCCAGGAACAGCAGGTCGAGTGCTTCCGCAATGCCGCCCGGCATCTCGCCCCCGGCGGCTGCTTCGTGATCGAGCTGACGGTGCCCGATCTGCGTTCTCTCACGCCTGGCACCGGCGGCACCCTCGAGCACTCCGAGCGCGGATACCTGCTGGTGGACACCTACGACACCCTCGCCCAGATCCTCGTCTCCCATCACCTGCGCTTCGATCCCCGGGTCGACGGCTCGCGGGAGGCGAGCATCGACCGCACCCCGCAGCGCTACGTCTGGCCCGCCGAGCTCGATCTCATGGCCCAGCTGGCCGGCTTCACCCGCGAGTCCCGCTGGGCCGGCTGGGACCGCTCGGAGTTCACCGCCGACTCCCGCAGCCACGTGTCGGTCTACCGGCTCCCTACACTTGAGCGGTGA
- a CDS encoding GNAT family N-acetyltransferase produces the protein MTTANSLTWTPLSLEDVPALTALLNRVDQADDLGEPAEEPSTREWLTLPGRDLALDSLAVRDGDDLVAVSLADVHLRLDRDGRARCQLLGTVDPAYRRQGLGAALFEHGERRAAELATARHPGAPAVYRTSGGRDPEADSDPSAPLTGGADVRPLLERRGYRRVRSWLSMTRELPGAGLPVTDPEGARVSAPSDTEREATRLAHLAAFADHWGSAPIGEERWNMLWSSHTARRELSTIAVDRDGTVLAYVIAAEERPGVLYFALVGTRPEARGRGLARAVVARTLGAAVQAGYALAELEVDAESLTGATRLYEALGFARDAVHSTYEKPVA, from the coding sequence GTGACCACCGCGAACTCCCTCACCTGGACCCCGCTCTCCCTCGAGGACGTGCCGGCGCTGACGGCGCTGCTGAACCGCGTTGATCAGGCTGATGACCTCGGTGAACCGGCTGAGGAGCCGAGCACCCGGGAGTGGCTGACCCTGCCCGGGCGGGACCTTGCTCTGGACTCTCTCGCCGTGCGTGACGGGGACGACCTCGTGGCCGTCTCCCTGGCCGACGTCCACCTCCGCCTCGACCGCGACGGCCGGGCGCGCTGCCAGCTGCTCGGGACGGTCGATCCCGCGTACCGCCGTCAGGGCCTCGGCGCGGCGCTGTTCGAGCACGGGGAGCGCCGCGCCGCCGAACTGGCGACCGCACGGCACCCCGGCGCCCCTGCCGTCTACCGCACCTCCGGTGGCCGCGATCCCGAGGCGGACTCCGATCCGTCGGCCCCGCTGACCGGTGGCGCCGACGTGCGCCCGCTCCTCGAGCGCCGCGGCTACCGACGGGTACGAAGCTGGCTGTCCATGACCCGTGAGCTGCCCGGCGCCGGGCTGCCCGTCACCGACCCCGAAGGAGCGCGTGTCAGCGCCCCGTCCGACACAGAGCGTGAGGCCACCCGCCTCGCCCACCTCGCCGCCTTCGCCGACCACTGGGGCTCGGCCCCGATCGGCGAGGAGCGCTGGAACATGCTGTGGTCCTCGCACACCGCTCGTCGCGAGCTGTCGACGATCGCCGTGGACCGTGACGGCACCGTGCTCGCCTACGTGATCGCGGCAGAGGAGAGACCGGGAGTGCTCTACTTCGCGCTGGTCGGCACGCGTCCCGAAGCCCGCGGTCGCGGGCTCGCCCGCGCCGTCGTCGCCCGCACCCTCGGGGCCGCCGTGCAGGCCGGGTACGCCCTCGCCGAGCTCGAGGTCGACGCCGAGAGTCTCACCGGCGCCACCCGGCTCTACGAGGCCCTGGGCTTCGCCCGGGACGCCGTCCATTCCACCTATGAGAAGCCGGTGGCCTGA
- a CDS encoding GntR family transcriptional regulator, protein MHIPLDPSAPEPIYEQIRACLADAILRGDLASGDPLPSIRILARDLRVSVITTTRAYNELVADGLVDAVRGKGVFVRAQERDQVRRRALERIDSALADAVSAARTGGIGADELRDRLAHALDEENR, encoded by the coding sequence ATGCACATTCCGCTCGACCCCTCCGCCCCCGAGCCGATCTACGAGCAGATCCGCGCCTGTCTCGCCGACGCGATCCTGCGCGGTGATCTCGCCTCGGGCGATCCGCTGCCCTCGATCCGCATTCTCGCCCGCGACCTCCGCGTCAGCGTCATCACCACCACCCGCGCCTACAACGAACTGGTCGCCGACGGCCTGGTCGACGCGGTGCGCGGCAAGGGGGTGTTCGTCCGTGCCCAGGAGAGGGACCAGGTGCGCCGACGCGCCCTGGAGCGCATCGACAGCGCGCTCGCCGACGCCGTCAGCGCCGCCCGCACCGGGGGCATCGGGGCCGACGAGCTCCGTGACCGGCTCGCCCACGCCCTCGATGAGGAGAACCGATGA
- a CDS encoding ATP-binding cassette domain-containing protein: MSTSHLDPVASTAPPAVRVRDLRVHVPSRRKVYAAPVEVLRGLTFTAPAGQVTALVGANGAGKTTALRAITTALPFAEGSIEVLGTALGPADVPLPSRAAHVPDDPAHPDHWTAHDVARLLRRLDPGFDVRTFAALLTAQGLPHDRRHSELSRGQVTQLSVAAAIAQDPQLLILDEPFARLDPLARTDLVDRLRTVMAREERAMVLATHDLEGMERFVDHLVVIAGGQDVLEGDVESLREEFLVLEAAGVGDGLRGPGSPLIGPSTVGGRLRALVGTEDVLGLPPGTDLRRPTVSELVTHWLRAAGPLEPSPRRTTA, translated from the coding sequence ATGAGCACGTCGCACCTCGATCCCGTGGCCTCGACCGCACCCCCTGCGGTGCGGGTCCGTGACCTCCGTGTCCACGTCCCCTCCCGGCGTAAGGTCTACGCCGCCCCGGTCGAGGTGCTGCGGGGGTTGACCTTCACCGCTCCCGCCGGGCAGGTGACCGCCCTGGTCGGCGCGAACGGTGCCGGCAAGACGACGGCGCTGCGAGCGATCACGACCGCCCTGCCCTTCGCCGAAGGGAGCATCGAGGTGCTCGGCACCGCCCTGGGCCCGGCCGATGTCCCGCTGCCCTCCCGGGCGGCCCATGTGCCCGATGACCCCGCCCATCCGGACCACTGGACCGCCCACGACGTGGCACGGCTGCTGCGACGGCTCGATCCGGGCTTCGACGTGCGCACCTTCGCGGCTCTGCTCACCGCGCAGGGTCTCCCGCACGATCGTCGACACAGCGAGCTCTCCCGCGGGCAGGTCACCCAGCTCTCCGTCGCCGCGGCCATCGCCCAGGATCCGCAGCTGCTGATCCTCGACGAGCCCTTCGCCCGCCTCGATCCGCTGGCCCGCACCGATCTCGTCGATCGGCTCCGCACGGTGATGGCCCGGGAGGAGCGCGCGATGGTGCTGGCCACGCACGATCTCGAGGGGATGGAGCGATTCGTCGACCATCTCGTGGTGATCGCCGGCGGGCAGGACGTGCTCGAAGGGGACGTGGAGTCCCTGCGGGAGGAGTTCCTCGTCCTCGAGGCGGCTGGCGTGGGGGACGGGTTACGGGGTCCGGGCTCTCCCCTGATCGGCCCGAGCACGGTCGGCGGGCGACTGCGGGCCCTCGTCGGCACCGAGGACGTCCTCGGGCTGCCACCCGGCACCGACCTGCGTCGCCCGACGGTGAGCGAGCTGGTCACCCATTGGCTCCGCGCCGCAGGGCCCCTCGAGCCCAGCCCCAGGAGGACCACGGCATGA